The Helianthus annuus cultivar XRQ/B chromosome 16, HanXRQr2.0-SUNRISE, whole genome shotgun sequence genome includes a window with the following:
- the LOC110915341 gene encoding salicylate carboxymethyltransferase, with the protein MDVEKVFHMNGGLGEHSYAQNSYLQKKGSDMVKHITLKSLEETYVSTTPESLGIADLGCSCGQNTLSTIREMVEAIDKTTSNIPPPEYRIYLNDLPTNDFNAVFKILPDFYKQLNMDRCQKHESSVFIAGYPGSFYGRLFPDKCLHFIYSSYSLHWLSRIPPGLYDKEGRSINKGKFYISKSSSPEVSKAYFNQFQEDFTLFLQSRSKELLSGGRMVLILLGRRDRSHVDRGNSILWELLSRSFATLVSKGEVKQEKVDEYDAHFYAPSRNEIEDEVKKEGSFVMDRFEMFEIEHRSGLYTSHGTEVARTIRAIQESMLSQHFGEEILDNLFEDYGNLIDEEMAIEDIKPISFIVVLKKL; encoded by the exons ATGGATGTTGAGAAAGTCTTCCACATGAATGGTGGGCTTGGTGAACATAGCTATGCCCAGAATTCATATCTTCAG AAAAAAGGTTCAGATATGGTGAAACACATAACACTCAAAAGCCTTGAGGAAACCTACGTTTCTACAACACCAGAAAGCTTAGGCATAGCCGATCTTGGCTGTTCTTGTGGCCAAAACACCTTATCAACCATCAGAGAAATGGTCGAAGCCATCGACAAAACCACCTCAAACATCCCACCACCCGAGTATCGTATCTACCTTAACGATCTTCCGACCAATGACTTCAATGCTGTCTTCAAGATCCTGCCTGACTTTTACAAGCAGTTGAACATGGATCGGTGCCAAAAGCACGAATCAAGTGTCTTCATCGCGGGTTATCCGGGCAGTTTTTATGGTAGATTGTTTCCGGACAAATGTCTTCACTTCATCTACTCATCTTACAGTTTGCATTGGCTCTCTAGG ATTCCTCCGGGTCTTTATGACAAGGAAGGTAGATCGATTAACAAAGGTAAATTTTACATCTCCAAATCGAGCTCGCCAGAAGTCTCAAAAGCGTATTTCAATCAATTCCAAGAAGATTTTACGTTGTTTCTGCAATCAAGGTCAAAAGAACTGTTGTCTGGAGGTCGGATGGTGCTTATTTTGTTAGGAAGGAGAGATCGAAGCCATGTTGATAGGGGCAACTCGATCCTATGGGAACTTCTTTCACGGTCATTTGCCACCTTAGTCTCTAAG GGAGAAGTTAAGCAAGAAAAGGTGGACGAGTATGATGCTCACTTTTATGCACCCTCGAGGAATGAAATTGAGGATGAAGTAAAGAAAGAAGGGTCTTTTGTAATGGACCGGTTTGAAATGTTCGAAATTGAACACCGCTCGGGTCTCTATACGAGTCATGGAACCGAAGTGGCGAGGACCATTCGAGCGATTCAAGAGTCGATGCTTTCCCAACACTTCGGAGAAGAAATCCTTGACAACTTGTTTGAAGATTATGGAAATTTGATTGATGAAGAAATGGCTATAGAAGATATTAAGCCCATAAGTTTTATTGTTGTTCTTAAAAAGTTATGA